A region of the Prevotella intermedia ATCC 25611 = DSM 20706 genome:
ACCATTGACACGGATAATATCCCTTGCGAGGATACTGGACGGTGATACTTCGGGCAGAGAATCGTCTGCTATCAGGCTTTCACTTCGTCCACCGATTTCCAATTCCAGTTCCTCACGGGCTATGGTGTCCTCGTCAGGTTCGTCCATCGTGTAGTCGACATTCATCTCATTGTCGCCCTCCTCAGCGGTACTTCCTGCTTTTTCGGCAGCATCTTGCCCTGCCAAGGAGTTTTGCCCTGCAAAAGTATCAGGATTTTTGGCCGAATTTTCAGACGAGGAAATGGCGGGAACTTCAGGGACAGACGGGGAAATGAAAGGTTTACTCCTGCCTACCAAGATATGGCGGGCACTGTCTATTTGCTCTTGGGAAACAGAAGGCTTGGGACTTTCGCAGGGCTTGCCAGCTTTCTGTTTCGGGGTGTTCTTACCTGATAGGGCTGCTGAGTCTTGAAAAAGCCTCCAAAGGTATGCGGTACAGAGAAGCATCCATACTACACCCAAGAAAAGGAGAATATCTAAAAGAACAGTTTCCATATTCACAGGTATAAAGTGTTTTTTAATTTCTGCTTGTCTGCAATCTCATTGATAAGCTCCTGATGAGCTTTGAGGTGATTGGTAAGGATATTCTCTATGTAAGCCGTCAACGTCGTTTCCGCCTTTGTATCGCGGAGAACATTGCGGAGTATGGTTAAGGTCTCTGTGTTGATCGTGAACCCCGATTTGTTTCTGGACCGCCTTGGAATAAAGAACTTGGCTTTGTAATCCTCCCATTGCTCCTCTGTGCTCTGCAGCATAAAATCAGCAAGGTAATCAGCCTCTGCCAAATCCTTGCGGTCTTCCATAAGATGCTGAGTTCCGGACGCTGTTTTCTTTACCTGAGTGGGATTGTCCGTGTTGTCTTCCTTGGTGTTTCTGTCTCTTATGTAAACCTGAAAGAAAATGACACTGCAATATGCAATCAGAAGAATATTGCTGAATACCAAGAATAAAATCAGAAAATCGTTTGTTGTCATAATATGTTATATTGTTATGGTTGTTTTACGCCGTTGTCTTGCCGTGGCATTGTTGAGCAATTCCTTATGCTCTCTGAGGTGCTCACGGAGAATGTTGTCTATGTAAGAAGCCATCGATACCCGCTCACCCAAGTCTTGCAGCACGTTCCTTAGTACCTGCAAGGTCTCCACGTTCATCGTGAAGGCTGTTTTTTCGCGGATACGGACAGCGTGAAAATAGCGTGTCCGGTAATCGTCCAATGAGAGCGCGGGAGTCTCATGCGGCACTTCCCTTGTCCTTTCCGCATTCGTTTCTTGGAGAAACGAAGTTTTTTCTTGAACCGGCCTAACCTCCTTCGCCTCTTGTTGCTCGTTTTCTTCATCCTCATCGGGCGGGTCGAAGGCAAGCGTATCCTTGGGCTTTCCTTTCATCACGCCGTCCTCCGACATCTCCTTGAGCTTGGCTTCCAAGATTTTCCTCCGTTCGTCAATCCGTGCCATTGCCCGCCTCCTTCTTTAGTCTGATATGCGTGAGCAGGCTGTCAATCATCTCATCCAGCCCCGTGCCTGCACGCAGGGCTTTGCCTGGAGCCAGATAAGTGGAACGGAATGCCCCACGAAAGCCGTATTGTTCCAACTCGTGGCTGAAACGGTGTGCGGCATAGACATGCTCGTCAAACAGCGTGTACCCCTCATTCCTGATGTATTCGCTGTATTTCTCAATCAGCGTGCTCTTTACCCGTCTGTCCACCTTGTTCCAAAGGAGCATGACGTCCTTGATGCGTGCCCCGCCCATCGACACTCCCAAGTCCTGCATGGTCTTGGCATAGGCAAGGCAGGAGACCATCGACTGTACGTCAGCCTCGATGGGTGAAAGGATATAGTCCATTTCCAGTGAGAGTTCCAGCAGATCACTCGTCCCCGCATGCCCGGGAAAGTCGAAGACCACCAGTTCGAAGCGTTTCTTGGAATTTTTGCGGATATGTTCTTCAGCCTTGGCTATGGCACTCTTCGGGTCGGCCTTAAGAACACGGTAGGAAACACGTCCCAATGTTGAAAAATAGTTGTTCATCTGCTGGGAGACCAAGGGATCACCCTCAACAAAGGCCTTTTCCCTTTGGCGGAGCTTGTAAAAGGAATCCTGCGACAGGTCGCAGTCCACGATGAAGAGTTCGATGCCTTTCTCATAATAGAGGATGCTGCTGACGATTTCTGCCAGCGTGCTTTTTCCGACACCTCCCTTCTGGGAGGAAAAGCCCAGAAAGATGGGCGATGTTTTTGTCTGTTCCATTGCGATAGATATTTTATTTGTTGAACTGTCTTTTGGGCGATATGCCGTTTGAACGTTTGATTGTTCGATAGAACCATTGACAGTTTGTTTTATAGTTTGTCTTGCCGATCTGTCGGTCATTTGATTTATCAATCATTTGTTCTATCAACCATTCGGTTTGTCGAGAGTTCGAGAAATTTACATCTCGAACTATCGAGAAATCGAACAATCTATTTTCCGAACTTTTTATCGTCCTTTTTAACGTTTGTTCGAGTGATTGTCCGCTCGTTCTGTCTGCAAAATAAAAGCTTTTTCGATAGATTTTTCTATGCCTGTGAAGTATAGGGAAATGAAAGGAAAAAGAGTGAATATCATTGATAATGAGATATTTGGAAATCCGCCGTAACTTTGCAGGCGGATAGAGAACATGGAGCTGACCTCCCCGAAGCGGACACCCTGAAAGGTGGATGATCCAATCGCATCAACTCTTGATACAGCAAGGTGTGTCTTTGTAACACAAACCGCCGTTTGTACCACAAAGACCCTTGCCCCGAAGGGGGATGAATTACTCCAAAGTCGTAATTAAGAAAACAGAACAGATATGAAAAAGGAAACGAAACATGGTTCAGAACGAAAACAAGCAGAAAAGCCCCATTGGGACAACTGGCATGTACGGTTGCCCAACCCGAAAGACCAGCAACGAGCGATTGATCTCTTTCAGCGTTCAGGCGCAGAAACCAAGTCGGATTTCGTACGCGCTCGCATTCTTGGAGAGAGTTTCAAGGTGATTACGGTGGACAAATCCGCCGTGGAATATTACCGAAAGCTCTCTGAATTGACGGCACAAATCCATAAGATTGGCGTGCTCTATAACCAGACCGTACGTGCCATCAACAGCTATCACAGCGTGAAGACCGCACAGATTCTGCTTGAAAAGTTGGAGAAACTGTCGGCTCAAATCATTGCCTTGCAGGAGCAGGCTATCAGTCTTACCATAGATTACCGCAAGAAATGATAGCGAAGATTTCAAGTACGGAGAACCTTGGAGGGGCACTCGGTTATAACTTCAAAAAGGTAGAAAAAGGGGAAGCGAGCATTCTCCATGCAGCAGAGTTGTATCAGAACAAGGAGGGACGTTATACGATGGAAGACGTGCTTGTCGACATGGAGGCTCTGATACCAAAGAAATGCCGGACAAAGAAAACGGTGTTCCATTGTTCCCTCAATCCGCACCCGGACGAGAAGCTCTCCGATGAAACACTCATGCAGATTGCAAGAGAGTATATGGAGGCACTTGGCTATGGCAACCAACCCTATATCGTCTTCAAGCATAACGACATCGCCCGTGAGCATATACACATCGTGTCGCTTCGGGTGGATAGTGAAGGAAAGAAAATCAATGACAGATTTGAAAAGCGAAGGAGCAAGCAGATTACCGATGCCTTGGAGAGAAAGTATAACCTTATTCCGAGTTCAAAGGTTACTGAGAAAGCAGTAGCAGAAACGCCCAAGGTGGATACCATAAAAGGGAATATCAAGGAGCAGGTGGCAAGCGTTGTCCGCATGGTGCTGAAACATTATAAGTTTTGTTCATTAGGAGAACTGAACGCCATTCTGAGCAAATATAACCTTGCCGTAGAAGAAGTAAAGACGGAGTTTCGGGGAAAGAAATACGATGGACTGGTCTATGTTCCGACTGATGATAAGGGAGGCAAAATAAGTACACCCATCAACGCATCGGACATCGGTCGTGGTGTGGGCTATACTGCCGTACAGAACAGAATACAGAAGTCGAAACAAAACGTCAAACCACTGATACCAACCATCAGGAACAAAGTGTTACAAACTATGCGTACCTCTCCCAATACGGAGAAAGAGCTTCGGCAAAGATTGGAGGAACAAGGCTTGCGTGTGGTAATCCGAAAGAATGATAATGGAAGAATTTACGGCATTACCTTTATTGATGACGAGCAGGGTGTTGCACTCAATGGTTCCAGATTGGGCAAGGGATATGCCGCCAATATATTCAATGGTTATTTCTCCAATCCTGCCCATAACCCATTCTTGGACGAAACGCTGTATGGCAGACCTTCTGCCCGTTTGGAACAATCGGCAACTGTCCAGCCTTTACAATCCAATGCAGAAGAAGGGGATAACCTTATCGATGAACTTATCGAGGACATGGTGGGTGACTCTTTCACATCTACGGGCAACGATGATTGGAAAGAAGCGGCTTGGCAACGTAAACTCCGCAGACAAAATAAGGTAAATCTTAAACGCAGAAAGCGCTAAGTACACTGTTCAAATTATATTCAAAAACTTTTCAAATAGTATTCAAACGATATTCTAAATAAAACTGCAATGGCACAAGAAGATGATTTAAGGGCATTGGGTAAAGTTATGGACTTTATGCGGGGTATATCGGTGATATTCCTCTTGATTAACTGTTATTGGTTCTGCTATGAGGCTTTCCATACATGGCACTTTACAATAGCTATAGTGGACAAGATTCTGATGAATTTCCAACGCACGGCGGGCTTGTTCTCGTCCATACTTTGGACGAAACTCTTTTGTGTGGTATTCCTTGCACTGTCCTGTTTGGGAACAAAAGGCGTGAAGGAAGAGAAAATCACGTGGCCAAAGATTTGGACGGTGCTTTTCTCTGGCTTTGTATTCTTCTTTCTCAACTGGTGGCTGTTGGCTTTACCGATAGGAAAAATTGGGGTGGCTTCGCTCTATATCTTCACGCTCTCCGTTGGCTATATCTGCCTGCTGATGGGTGGTGTATGGATGAGCAGATTACTTAAAAATAATCTGATGGATGATGTGTTCAACACGGAAAACGAGAGCTTCATGCAGGAAACCCGACTGATGGAGAATGAGTATTCTGTCAATCTGCCTACACGTTTTTACTATAAGAAGAAGTGGAACAAAGGTTGGATTAACGTGGTCAATCCATTTCGTGCCTCGATGGTGCTCGGAACTCCGGGTTCTGGCAAGTCTTACGCCATTGTGAACAACTATATCAAGCAGCAGATTGAAAAAGGCTTTGCCATGTATATCTACGACTACAAGTTTCCCGACCTTTCCGAGATTGCTTACAATCATCTGCTTCGGCATTTGGATGCTTATAAGGTGAAACCGCAGTTTTATGTCATCAACTTCGATGATCCGAGAAAGTCGCATCGTTGCAACCCCATTAATCCAGCATTTATGACGGATATATCGGATGCCTATGAGAGTGCCTACACCATCATGCTCAACCTCAACCGTTCGTGGATACAAAAGCAGGGAGACTTCTTTGTGGAGTCACCGATTATCTTGCTGGCAGCCATCATCTGGTTTCTGAAAATCTATGAAAACGGAAAGTATTGCACTTTTCCGCACGCCATAGAGTTCCTGAACCGCCCCTATGCACAGATTTTCCCGATACTCACTTCCTACGATGAACTTGCCAATTATCTTTCTCCTTTCATGGATGCTTGGGAAAGCGGAGCGCAAGACCAGTTGCAGGGACAGATTGCCAGTGCCAAGATACCGCTTTCACGTATGATTTCTCCTGCTCTCTATTGGGTAATGACGGGTGATGATTTCTCACTCGACATCAATAACCCTAATGAGCCGAAAGTCCTTGTTGTTGGTAATAATCCCGACCGCCAGAACATCTATTCAGCGGCACTCGGTCTGTATAACAGTCGTATCGTGAAACTCATCAACAAGAAAAAACAACTCAAATCCTCGGTGATTATAGACGAGTTGCCTACCATTTACTTTCGTGGTTTGGATAATCTTATTGCCACAGCCCGAAGCAATAAGGTGGCGGTGTGCCTTGGTTTTCAGGATTTCTCGCAGCTTACCCGTGATTATGGTGATAAGGAGAGCAAAGTGATACAGAACACAGTAGGTAATGTGTTCAGTGGGCAGGTGGTAGGAGAAACGGCCAAGACGCTTTCAGAGCGTTTCGGCAAGGTGTTACAACAACGACAATCCATGACCATTAATCGTAATGACAAATCGACCTCTATCTCCACACAGATGGACAGCCTTATCCCGGCTTCCAAAATCAGCAACCTCACGCAGGGCATGTTTGTCGGTGCCGTATCCGACAACTTCGATGAGCGCATCGACCAGAAGATTTTCCATGCAGAGATAGTAGTTGATAGTGCCAAGGTATCTGCAGAAACAAAGACCTACGAACCTATTCCTACAATTGCAGACTTTACAAACGAAGATGGCTCCGACAATCTCAAAGAGACCATAGAAGCCAACTATAAACGTGTCAAACAAGAGATTCTCTTACTTGTGGAATCGGAGAAGGAACGCATCAAGGCCGACCCGGCTCTTGCCCACTTGAACAAGGAGTAGATCATTTACCAACCGATGTCTCAAAGCATCTGTTCCTTGCAAAGGTTTCCGAGAAAAGTTACTCATCGGGAGTGCGGCACCTGTTGCGCACCGCCCCCGAAGATAGGATTAATCATCCCACTGCGATGTCGAGGTACGTCTCGGAGCGCCATACTCCTTTTCGTAGTCCTCATCGTCAAAGAAGTTGTTGCCTTTCGAGAGTGCTGGTCCCGTGGCAGGACCTTCGCCGATGCCCACGCTGGTGGAACCAGCGAGGATAGAGTTTTCTAACTCCATGGGAACTACATTGATTTCCGGTTTGATGTAATTGTTCATTTTTTTTTAATCAACTGTTTGTTTTAAATCATCGGGGGGAGCGCACCGCCCGTTTCCGTGGGATTCGGAACGCGATGAATCACGCTCCTGCGGCGTGCCGCACCCCCGATGAAGAGAGACATCTTTTTTTATTTCACTACCACCTTGCGTCCGCCTACGATGTAAACGCCTGTGGGCAACCGGTGGCGTGCGGCGTCGTCGAGGCGGTCGGCCACGCGGCGGCCTTGCAGGTCATACACCGGACCGTTCTTTCCGTCGGTCGCCTCGTTCGTCACGTCGCCGATGCCGGTGGTCTCGCCGTCGAGGACGACAGAGAGCTGCTTGGCACCTGACGCCTGCGGTGGACAGATGATGTAGGAACGGTAGGCAGGAATGGTGGCGGCGGAATTGGTCGTCGTTACCTTGTGGAACTTGCCGTCGTCCTGCAGAATGTAGGCGTTGTTGGCGGCAGCGGTGGCGTTGCTCACGCCGGCTACCGTACCCGTGAATTTGTAACCTGCGGCGAGGGTCGTCATCTTGTCGGCCTTGTAGGCTTTCACCTCGATGTTTCTGCCGCCGAGCTGTGGCATACCGTTGGCCGTGATGTAATACGGCGTGTATGCCGTGAGCTTGTCGTCCACTTCCTTGAAATGGACTTCGTTTTTGTTGCCGCCCGAGAGGGTGTAGACCTTGAAGCCCTGAGCATACAAGTCGTAAGGCAAACACAGCGTGGCTTTCTGCGCGCCATTGAAGTTGCGCTCGTAGGTAACGGTGGCGGCAGTGAAGTCGAGCCCGATGGGCATTGCCGTGCCGTCGGTGAGGCGGAAGTCGTCACACGTCCAGCCTTTCTTTGCCGCGTCGTAATACACGTAGTTCGCCTTGCTCTTGTCGGCTGCGTTGTAGAAGTCGGGCATTTCACCCAACTGCTGTGCCCAGTAGCATTTGTCGGTGCGGTTGTTCTGTAGCTTCTTTGTCACCTCGCCGTTCTTGAGCTGCTCGGCGGTTATCTTCGTGCCCTGCGCTATGCCGCAGGCGTTGAGGTAGTAGCAGTTGTTGAGGGTGGGGCCTAAGTAAGTGTACGCCGCAAAGGTATAGCCGCCGCCGGGGACGTTATCTCCGAGGTAGATGCAGTTGTTAAAGGTGCTGGTGCCGTTATGACCAGATATGAACCCGCTCACGGATATAGAACCTTCTTTGAGCGTGGTGTTGTACTTTCCCTTGACGATGCAGTCGGTGAAGGTAACAACGGCACCGTATGGTATCTCTAAAATCATGCCCGCTATGACGCATCCGCTACCGTTATAGGTGCTCGTGATGTTCACTGCGCTGACACAGTTTGTGATGGTGGTCTTGCCATAGACAGTAAGTATCAATCCTGACAAAAGACTATAGCTCGACTTGATATTCCCTTCGGTGCGCAGGTTGCGTATGGTGGTGTTCTCCACCTTGTAGAAGGGGGCTAATACGCCGTTCGTGTTGCTCCAGTCGAGCTTTAGCGTGTGGTTCTGCCCGTCGAAGGTGCCGGAGTATTTGTTGTTATCATTTCCCACCATGTTGATTTCCGAGCCGAGATCGATGTTGCGCGTGAGCTTGGCGTCTACGGCGTTCTGTCCACTTTTCACGATGTCGCAGAACGCTTTCCAGTCTTCCTTCGTGGCGATTTCGTAGTAGTCTTTTTTGTTGAAGGTTACTGCCACGGTCCGGTCGGTGTTGACGGTGGTTGAGCCGTTGAAGCCGTCCTCAAAGGCGATTTCGGAGTAATAATGGTGCTCGTTGTAGTCGCTGCCAAGGAGGTCCTTTGCGGTAAAGGTGGGCATGCTGGCCACGGTGCCGCCTTTATTCGCATAGCGCGTGGCCTCCTCGCGTCCGTTGTAGGCGAAGGTCACCTTGCAGATGCGCTTGTCGTTGTCGCGGGTGAGCTGCGGCGCGTCGTCCCGGCCTATCTTCTGTCCCCACGCCATGTCGCTTCTTCCCTTTTGCAGCATCCATGCCACCGCACCGTTCCTGAGCTGATCCTTGGTAATCTGCGTGCCTTGCGTCGCGCCGCAGGCGTTCAGATAGTAACAGTTGTTGAGGGTGGTGGCGCCGGAGGTATTGGTCGGGGCGAAGGTGTAAGACCTGTTGTCGCTGTTGTCTGCATTGTTCTCGCCGAGGTAGAGGCAGTTGTTCAGCGTGCAGGTGCCGTTCTGCACAAACACGAAGCCGCTCATTCCTTTCCGGCCTGCACCGGTGCCGTTGATTGTGCCCTTGACGAGGCAGTCGGTGATGTTGACGCTGCTCTTGCTGCCTATATAGGAAATCAATCCTCCTGCCCCGCATCTGTTGTCAGTATAGGTGCTCGTGATGTTCACATTGCTGATGCAGTTCGAGACGCTGTTTTTGCCATACGCCTCGCTAATCAGTCCTCCCAGGAAGTAACTGCTCGATTTGATTGTCCCCTCGGTGCGCAGATTCTTGATCGTTGCGCC
Encoded here:
- a CDS encoding DUF3408 domain-containing protein, whose amino-acid sequence is MARIDERRKILEAKLKEMSEDGVMKGKPKDTLAFDPPDEDEENEQQEAKEVRPVQEKTSFLQETNAERTREVPHETPALSLDDYRTRYFHAVRIREKTAFTMNVETLQVLRNVLQDLGERVSMASYIDNILREHLREHKELLNNATARQRRKTTITI
- the mobC gene encoding conjugal transfer protein MobC: MAQEDDLRALGKVMDFMRGISVIFLLINCYWFCYEAFHTWHFTIAIVDKILMNFQRTAGLFSSILWTKLFCVVFLALSCLGTKGVKEEKITWPKIWTVLFSGFVFFFLNWWLLALPIGKIGVASLYIFTLSVGYICLLMGGVWMSRLLKNNLMDDVFNTENESFMQETRLMENEYSVNLPTRFYYKKKWNKGWINVVNPFRASMVLGTPGSGKSYAIVNNYIKQQIEKGFAMYIYDYKFPDLSEIAYNHLLRHLDAYKVKPQFYVINFDDPRKSHRCNPINPAFMTDISDAYESAYTIMLNLNRSWIQKQGDFFVESPIILLAAIIWFLKIYENGKYCTFPHAIEFLNRPYAQIFPILTSYDELANYLSPFMDAWESGAQDQLQGQIASAKIPLSRMISPALYWVMTGDDFSLDINNPNEPKVLVVGNNPDRQNIYSAALGLYNSRIVKLINKKKQLKSSVIIDELPTIYFRGLDNLIATARSNKVAVCLGFQDFSQLTRDYGDKESKVIQNTVGNVFSGQVVGETAKTLSERFGKVLQQRQSMTINRNDKSTSISTQMDSLIPASKISNLTQGMFVGAVSDNFDERIDQKIFHAEIVVDSAKVSAETKTYEPIPTIADFTNEDGSDNLKETIEANYKRVKQEILLLVESEKERIKADPALAHLNKE
- a CDS encoding DUF3408 domain-containing protein, translating into MTTNDFLILFLVFSNILLIAYCSVIFFQVYIRDRNTKEDNTDNPTQVKKTASGTQHLMEDRKDLAEADYLADFMLQSTEEQWEDYKAKFFIPRRSRNKSGFTINTETLTILRNVLRDTKAETTLTAYIENILTNHLKAHQELINEIADKQKLKNTLYL
- the mobB gene encoding conjugal transfer protein MobB, yielding MIAKISSTENLGGALGYNFKKVEKGEASILHAAELYQNKEGRYTMEDVLVDMEALIPKKCRTKKTVFHCSLNPHPDEKLSDETLMQIAREYMEALGYGNQPYIVFKHNDIAREHIHIVSLRVDSEGKKINDRFEKRRSKQITDALERKYNLIPSSKVTEKAVAETPKVDTIKGNIKEQVASVVRMVLKHYKFCSLGELNAILSKYNLAVEEVKTEFRGKKYDGLVYVPTDDKGGKISTPINASDIGRGVGYTAVQNRIQKSKQNVKPLIPTIRNKVLQTMRTSPNTEKELRQRLEEQGLRVVIRKNDNGRIYGITFIDDEQGVALNGSRLGKGYAANIFNGYFSNPAHNPFLDETLYGRPSARLEQSATVQPLQSNAEEGDNLIDELIEDMVGDSFTSTGNDDWKEAAWQRKLRRQNKVNLKRRKR
- a CDS encoding division plane positioning ATPase MipZ, producing the protein MEQTKTSPIFLGFSSQKGGVGKSTLAEIVSSILYYEKGIELFIVDCDLSQDSFYKLRQREKAFVEGDPLVSQQMNNYFSTLGRVSYRVLKADPKSAIAKAEEHIRKNSKKRFELVVFDFPGHAGTSDLLELSLEMDYILSPIEADVQSMVSCLAYAKTMQDLGVSMGGARIKDVMLLWNKVDRRVKSTLIEKYSEYIRNEGYTLFDEHVYAAHRFSHELEQYGFRGAFRSTYLAPGKALRAGTGLDEMIDSLLTHIRLKKEAGNGTD